Proteins found in one Oncorhynchus mykiss isolate Arlee chromosome 3, USDA_OmykA_1.1, whole genome shotgun sequence genomic segment:
- the proser3 gene encoding proline and serine-rich protein 3 isoform X3 produces MKASGAALFTRKNPFPPDPPLGKTHYNPSRTKKLPKQQRKNTLSPVHLAQLSSPLLQTHSLSPEDQCFLGAANHFVLCSPPATEAQPSFLESWPSTDLGSSPANTDASPNTDTLTRDPTSGKSLVSTGGGEQEDSVLAKYIERFRHGRPQSREVRQQMSAMVGEGQQPFWWLSSSPLPSSSTPTQTTDIGLSLRKDSATTLSPVGQFRHGTTLSPCRGLLDLSAMVSSSSSCSCSVLGLSDSSHGDLGDSEILHLQEKASRLLHRSSEGLGCSNFSSPVSIDEPVRRPIVTSLIDSTTVVGNLSSADLYAGTVSKPSVVGPPDPRTRPEEDILFQWRLRRKMEQASQWVQSNPQQGYTLHQHSVSCQAHKVQRNPLPAYSSHRVAPSLPITSPTVSKLHPDAPVRPHMHLLCDILSCTAQPHSPPPSHQRSPKRSEVSGADRTVRQPKAQFSSTDTSTEEPTSKHESSPPPPALSVTTEEEWAVQQRRTERTKKETLQKERSEKRTGPSCRKKKLARCHVGDRDHAERPSYADWSVSQHHTRGKDRVIPWREEPSRDWGQQERGPGVVREGCPGDRAPPPSPIHSALGQVVSEVLFLTTDSPDPPRTPVSSDSPRYVPPQSPAPPPSAQHPREVVAQLLQEAEDSDEQEFKDDPLLKVLRQQRKWVKEQIGEVDSLLDEFQEE; encoded by the exons ATGAAAGCCAG TGGTGCTGCTCTGTTCACAAGGAAGAATCCCTTCCCGCCAGACCCACCTCTGGGAAAAACCCATTACAACCCTTCACGCACCAAGAAGCTTCCAAAGCAACAGAGAAAAAAC ACCCTGAGCCCTGTTCACCTTGCCCAGCTGTCCAGCCCTCTTCTCCAGACACACTCACTGAGCCCAGAGGACCAGTGCTTCCTTGGGGCAGCCAACCACtttgtcctctgttctcctcctgcCACAGAGGCCCAGCCTAGTTTCTTAGAGTCCTGGCCCTCCACTGACCTTGGGTCCTCCCCGGCCAACACTGACGCCTCCCcgaacacagacacactgacacggGACCCAACATCGGGAAAGTCCCTGGTCTCCACTGGGGGAGGAGAGCAGGAAGATTCAGTGTTGGCAAA GTACATTGAACGCTTTCGTCACGGAAGGCCACAGAGTCGAGAGGTGCGTCAGCAGATGTCGGCAATGGTGGGAGAGGGCCAGCAGCCTTTCTGGtggctgtcctcctcccctctaccctccagTTCTACACCCACTCAAACCACTGACATAG GCCTTTCCCTTAGAAAAGACTCAGCCACCACCCTCAGTCCAGTTGGGCAGTTTCGGCATGGCACCACCCTCTCCCCATGCAGGGGACTCCTTGATCTTAGTGCCATGGTGAGTTCATCATCGTCGTGTTCATGCTCCGTTTTG GGCCTGTCAGACTCCTCTCACGGTGACCTTGGAGACTCCGAGATACTGCATCTGCAGGAGAAGGCCAGTAGACTGCTTCACAGAAG CTCTGAGGGCCTGGGCTGCTCCAATTTTTCCTCCCCTGTGAGCATAGATGAGCCAGTCCGAAGGCCTATAGTTACCAGTCTTATCGACTCAACCACTG TTGTGGGGAACCTAAGCTCAGCAGACCTCTATGCTGGAACCGTGTCCAAACCGTCTGTGGTTGGTCCCCCGGACCCCCGCACACGCCCAGAGGAGGACATCCTGTTTCAGTGGCGTCTGAGGAGAAAGATGGAGCAGGCCAGTCAGTGGGTTCAGTCAAACCCACAGCAGGGTTACACCCTTCATCAGCACTCTGTGAGCTGTCAGGCTCACAAG GTACAGCGGAATCCTCTCCCTGCCTATTCCTCTCATAGAgttgccccctccctccccatcaccAGCCCCACCGTCTCTAAGTTGCATCCGGATGCCCCTGTCCGTCCCCACATGCACCTCCTCTGTGACATCCTTTCTTGTACCGCTCAGCCCCACTCCCCTCCACCCAGCCACCAGAGGAGCCCAAAGAGGAGTGAGGTCTCTGGGGCCGACCGGACCGTCAGGCAGCCCAAAGCCCAGTTCAGCTCCACAGACACCTCCACTGAGGAGCCCACTAGTAAACATGAGTCCTCTCCACCACCGCCCGCCTTGTCTGTGACCACAGAGGAAGAGTGGGCAGTTCAACAGAGGAGAACCGAGAGGACAAAAAAGGAGACACTACAGAAGGAGAGGAGTGAGAAGCGGACAGGGCCGTCCTGCAGAAAGAAGAAATTAGCCAG GTGTCACGTTGGTGACAGGGACCATGCTGAGAGGCCCAGCTATGCAGATTGGAGTGTGAGCCAACACCACACCAGAGGTAAAGACCGGGTCATCCCATGGAGGGAGGAGCCCAGCAGAGACTGGGGGCAACAGGAAAGGGGGCCGGGGGTAGTGAGAGAGGGCTGCCCTGGAGATCGTGCTCCACCACCCTCTCCCATACACAGCGCCCTGGGACAG GTAGTTTCAGAGGTACTTTTCCTGACCACGGACTCCCCGGACCCGCCCAGAACTCCTGTGTCCTCTGACTCTCCCAGATATGTGCCGCCGCAGTCCCCTGCCCCGCCTCCCAGTGCACAGCATCCACGGGAGGTTGTAGCTCAGCtgcttcaggaggctgaag ATTCAGACGAGCAGGAGTTTAAAGATGACCCCTTACTGAAGGTCTTAAGGCAGCAGAGGAAGTGGGTGAAGGAGCAAATCGG CGAGGTGGACTCGCTGTTGGATGAATTCCAGGAAGAGTGA